A region of the Clostridium estertheticum subsp. estertheticum genome:
AATGTGCGAAGTTATACTTCAGGGAAATTACTAAACTGTTTGAGAATAACAATAGGAAGTAGAGAAGAAAATAACTGTTTATTAAAAAATATTATTTAAATTCACAAAGGAGCGAACTATATGATTCAAAGAGAAGCAAAAATATTAAGAAAAAGTAATGAAACTAATATTGAGGCACGTATAAATTTAGATGGAACTGGGAAATTTGAGGGTAATACAGGTATAGGCTTCTTTGATCATATGTTAAACCTTTTTGCAAAACATGGACTTCTAGATTTATATGTTAAGGCTGTGGGAGATTTATTTGTAGATTCTCATCATACTATTGAAGATGTAGGAATAGTGCTTGGACTTGCAATAAAGGAATCACTAAATGGCAAAGATGGGATAAAACGATATGGAACTAGTTTTGTACCTATGGATGAAACATTGGCTACAGTGTCACTAGATTTGAGTGGTAGACCTTACCTTGTATTCGATGCAAATTTTACAGTAGATAAAATTGGAGATTTTGATACCGAAATGGTGGAAGAATTTTTTAGGGCTTTAGCTATGAATAGTGGGATAACACTTCATGCAAGAATAATTTATGGGAAAAATAATCATCATATGGTTGAAGGCTTATTCAAAGCTTTTGGAAAAGCATTAAGTGAGGCCTCAACATATGACAGTAGGATAAAAGGTGTTATGTCTACAAAGGGATCTTTATAAGGAGGAAAACTATGATAGCAATAGTGGATTATGGTGTTGGAAATTTGAATAGCGTTCAAAATGCACTTAAATCATTGAATATTTTGTCGATTATATCATCAAATGCTGAGGAAATATCAAAATGTAGAAGCATTATTGTTCCAGGGGTAGGTGCCTTTCCAGATGCAATGAAGAATATGAAAGAGACTGGAATAGATGAGGTAATTAAACAGGCTGCTAAAGAAGGGAAACCAATACTTGGCATATGTCTTGGTATGCAACTTTTCTTTGATGAAAGTTGTGAGGTAGAGAAATGCCAGGGACTAGGATTATTAAAAGGAAACATCATAAAACTAGAGGGTTCTATAAAAATTCCACATATGGGATGGAATAGTTTATCCTTTGAAAATAATTCTCCCTTGCTTAGAGGTATAGAAGAAAATCAGTATGTATATTTTGTACATTCTTATTATGCAGTAAATTGTGAGGAGGGTATTGTAAATGCATATAGTATATATGAGAAAAAGATACCTGCAATTGTAAGTAAGGGCAATATATTTGGTATGCAGTTTCATCCAGAGAAAAGTGGAGATTTTGGGATGAAATTACTTAAAAACTTCGCGGAGGTAGTGTAATGAAAATATTTCCAGCAATAGATTTAAAAGATGGAAAATGTGTTAGACTTTTTAAGGGTGAATTTATGTCAGCGAAAGTTGTAGGGGAAGATCCACTACAAACTGCCTTAAACTTTATGAATAAGGGAGCAGAATATTTGCATATGGTAGATCTAGATGGAGCATTAAGAGGATCTATTGAAAATTTAAATAGTATAAATAAAATAATAAATGATTTGAAAATCCCTATACAACTTGGCGGTGGAATTAGAAGCATAGATACCATAGACATGTTAATTAATAAAGGATTAAGTAGAGTTATACTAGGTACTGCAGCTTTAAATAATCCATCACTTGTAAAAGAAGCTGTTAAAAAATTTGGAGATAAAATTGCAATTGGAATAGATGCAAGAGAGGGTTTTGTAGCAGTAGAAGGTTGGCAAAAAAGTAGTAAAGTTGAATATATAGATTTTGCAAAACAAATGGAAAACATAGGCATAAAAACTATAATATTTACTGATATAAGTCGTGATGGAACTTTGACTGGACCTAATTTTGAGGCAACCGGGAAAATTAATGACGAGGTTTCTTGCGATATTATTGCATCTGGTGGCATGAAAAACATTGATGATATAAAGAAGCTTAAGGAAATGAATATATATGGAGCAATTATAGGAAAAGCTATTTACAGTGGAAATATATCACTTGAAGAAGCAATACTTGCGGGGAGGGCCTAGTCGATGCTTACTAAAAGAATAATTCCTTGTCTTGATGTAACTAATGGGAGAGTAATGAAAGGAATAAACTTTGTGAACTTAACTGACGTAGGAGATCCTGTTGAAATTGCAGAGTTCTACAACAGCGAAGGTGCAGATGAAATTGTATTTTTAGATATAACAGCCACTCATGAGGGAAGAAAAACAATGATAGATGTTATAAAAAGGACTGCTGAGAAAGTATTTATTCCTCTCACTGTAGGGGGAGGAATTAAAAGCTTAGAGGATTTTAAAGAAATACTTAGAGCAGGAGCTGATAAAATATCTATAAACTCTGCTGCAATTCGTAATCCTAAACTTATAACGCAGGCAGCATCAAAATATGGAAGCCAATGCGTTGTGGTTGCAATAGATGGAAAGAAAAATGAGAATAATATAGGATGGCATGTAGTTATAAATGGTGGAAGAATAAATACAGGGCTCGATGCAGTTAAATGGGCAAAAGAAGTTGAAGAACTAGGCGCAGGTGAAATACTTTTAACAAGTATGGATGCAGATGGAACAAAACAAGGGTATGATATAGAGTTTATAAATGCAATAACAGATATTGTAAATATACCTGTAGTTGCATCAGGTGGATGTGGGAAAATAGATGACTTTTATGATGTTTTTGAAAGGAGTGGAGCAGATGCTGCACTTGCGGCTTCTTTGTTTCATTACAAAGAACTATCAATTAGAGAAGTAAAAGAGTATCTTAAACAGAAAGATGTTGAAATTAGAATTTAGGAATAAAAAAAATAAAGAAATGTGGTGGTTAATTTGGAGAGTATAAACGAAATTCAATTTAATAATGGGTTAATACCTGCAATTATTCAGGAACAGTGTAGTGGAGAAGTTTTAATGCTTGCATATATGAATGAGGAGTCTTTAAAAAAAACAATGGAAACTGGAACTACTTGGTTTTTTAGCAGATCAAGAAATAAGCTGTGGAACAAGGGAGAAACTTCAGGGCATTTTCAATATGTAAAAAGTATAAGTTTCGATTGTGATGGAGATACAATTCTTATTAAAGCAAAGCAAGTAGGAGTTGCTTGTCATACTGGGAATAAAACTTGTTTTTACAGAGAAATATGGAAGCAGAAACCATAACTGAAAAAGCAATAACAATTAATGCTTTAAAATAAATATAAAAGGAGAATTGTAAAATGAGTGAAACTAATGTAGTACAGGAACTTTATAAGATAATTGAGGAAAGAAAAGCTAGCCCTATAGAAGGGTCATACACTAGTTATCTTTTTGAAGAAGGAATTGATAAAATTCTTAAAAAAGTTGGAGAAGAAAGTGCGGAAGTAATAATTAGCAGCAAAAACGATGACGATAATGAGACTGTTGGAGAAATATCAGACTTATTTTATCACACATTAGTACTTATGGTGGCAAAGGGTATAAAAATAGATGATGTTGTAGCTGAACTAGAAAAAAGACGTGGGAAGATATGCAATAAAAAACAAAAGAGAGTAGATATTGAAAGTATACACTAGGCTATTAAAAACTAATCTTAAAAACAAATAAAAACATCCAATATTGCAATTGGATGTTTTTATTTGTTTAGTTATTTATATTAATTAAGTTATTATTTCTTACTTAAAATTTTAAAACTAAATTAACCAAACATAGCAACGACTGCGAATGCTCCAGCAAGACCACCACAAATTGGAGCTACTACTGGTATCCAAGCATATCCCCAATTAGAATCACCTTTACCAGCGATTGGTAATATTGCATGAGCTATTCTTGGTCCTAAATCCCTTGCAGGGTTAATCGCATATCCAGTTGGACCTCCTAAACATAAACCAATTACTAAAATTACAAATGCTGCAATAAGTGGACCAAATCCAGGAGATGATTTTGTTTGAGCAACTCCTAGTAATGCAAATACTAATACAAATGTACCTATAAATTCTGATAAAAAGTTTGCTGGTGTACATTTAATTCTAGGTGCTGTGCAGAATACAGCAAGTTTTCCTGCTTTGTTATCTGTAACTGCCCAATGAGGGTAATACATAAGCCAAACTAGAACTCCACCGACTATTCCTCCAAGCATCTCAGCTGCGATATAACCAGGTACTACTGACCATGATAAATTACCAATAGCAGCGAGTGCTATAGTAAGTGCAGGATTAAATGACGCACCACTAGCTGGTCCGAAGATGTAGGCCGGAATACCGACTGCAAATGCCCAACCAAAAGCTATAACTATTAATCCACCATCATGTCCATTTGTATCATCTAAAACTACATTTGCAACTACGCCATCACCAAGAAGAATTAGTAATGCTGTTCCGAAAAACTCTGCATAATATTGTAACATAATATTATCCCCCTATATAAATTATTTAGTCCAGAAGTAAAATACATTAAGCATTCTACTTCTGATAATATGTTATATTTATTCTTCCCAATCCCTAGATCTACCGACAGCCTTATGCCATCCTTTTAAAAGTTTAGCTCTTTTTTCTTCATCCATTTTTGAACGGAAAGATTTTGATAATGCCCAGTTTTTTGAAATTTCTTCTTGACTCTTCCAATATCCAACTGCAAGGCCTGCTAAATATGCGGCACCTAAAGCTGTTGTTTCAATAACTTCTGGTCTATCAACTTGAACGTCTAATATATCTGACTGGAACTGCATTAAGAAGTTATTAGCACATGCACCACCGTCCACCCTTAATGATTTAAGTGTAATGCCTGAATCCTCTTGCATAGCTTTTAAAACATCATTTGTTTGATAAGCTAGAGATTCAAGGGCTGCTCTTATAAAGTGCTCCTTTTTAGTTCCACGAGTTAAACCAACTATTGTACCTCTTGCATAAGGATCCCAATATGGTGCACCAAGTCCAACAAAGGCAGGTACCATATATACACCGTCTGTATCTTCAACAGCAGTAGCGTATTCTTCTGATTCAGGTGAACTCTTAATCATCCTTAATTCGTCTCTTAACCATTGAATTGCAGCTCCTGCAACAAATACACTTCCCTCGAGAGCATAATTAATTTTACCATCAATACCATAAGCTATAGTTGTAAGTAAACCATTATGTGATTCAACTGCTTTTTCACCAGTGTTCATTAATAAGAAACAACCAGTACCATAAGTATTTTTAGCTGTTCCAGCCTCATAACAGGTCTGTCCAAATAATGCAGCTTGTTGATCTCCTGCAGCACCAGCTATTGCTATTGGAGAGCCAAATATTGAACTGTCAGTATATCCATAACAATAACTTGATGGTTTAACGTCTGCAAGCATTGATTTTGGTATATCTAGAGTTTTAAGTATTTCATCGTCCCATTTCAATTCATGAATGTTGAATAACATTGTTCTAGAAGCATTTGTATAATCGGTTACATGAACCTTTCCATTTGTTAATTTCCAAATCAACCATGTATCAATAGTACCAAATATTAAATTACCTTTGTTTGCTTCTTCTCTTGCGCCAGCAACATTATCTAGTATCCATTTAACTTTAGTACCAGAAAAATAAGCATCAAGTATGAGACCAGTTTTGTCTCTTGCTATTTTATCAAAGCCTGTAGCTTTTAGTTCATCACATATACCAGCTGTTCTTCTGCATTGCCAAACAATTGCGTTATAAACTGGAACACCAGTGTTTTTATTCCAAACTACTGTAGTTTCTCTTTGATTAGTTATACCAATGGCAGAAATATCTTTTGCTGTTACACCAATTTTGGCCATAGCTTCTTGTGCTACCCCTAATTGAGTAGCCCAAATTTCCATAGGATCGTGTTCAACCCAACCTGGTTTAGGAAATATTTGTGTGAATTCTTTTTGAGCTACACTTACAATTAGTCCTTCTTTGTTAAACAAAATACATCTTGAACTTGTTGTTCCTTGGTCTAATGCAATTACATACTGAGCCATAATTTTTACACCCCTCATTAATTTAATTTGGTAACCGTTTACTTAGAATTTATAAAAACCACGATATTATATTGAATAATATCGTGAATCTTTCATTAATATAATACTAATATATTGTAATGATAATCGTATTATACCACGTAAATATTCTTAGTGGCTATAATATTTACTCCTGTATTAAGTACATTTTCGAGAACCACATCACCTATATGAATAGGAGCTTTCATTACAATACCTTTTAATGCTTTTACACAATCAAACATTAAATCCTTTGGTATATCACTCTGCGTTTTTACAGGAAGTACTTTAGCGTTTCCTCCAGAAACAAAAACAGATGAAGTGACAATTCTTGTAGGATTAGTACATTCTTTCTTACCGTAAGTCTCACCAATTTTGCAATTATTTCCTGATACGCTTATAACTTCTTTGCCCTTAAGTTCTACTGTAAGAGCACAACCTACAGGACAGCCTATGCACGTCAATTCCCTTGTACTCATAATATATTACTCCTTTTCAACTTTAATAGTAATTTTTTTGCAGTCACTATATTTATCAAAAACTGCCTTAGTTAATTTAACACTTTCCATTTCACCTGGTGTAAGTATCTTTTTCTTTAAATGCATCTCTCGAACATCATCAAAGTAGACAGATATATAAGCAGCTGTATGGACTTCGCCTACTCTAAATCTAACATCTATTGCTTTACCTATGTTTTTAGGATTAATAGTACTTGGTACTGTATACCTAACTCCACCAGTTGCGATTACTTCAACACTCTGTCCCTCCTGGTGAATTCCTTTTATACAATCAGCAGCATTTTTACCAGCAGTATAACTTTCAGTGGTTACATTATCTACTAAATCATGAACGTGAAGCACATTACCACAGGTAAATATTCCAGGAATACTTGTCTGCATACTTTCATCGACTATTGGTCCACCTGTAACTTTATTAAGTACGATATTTGCTTTTCTAGAAAGCTCATTCTCAGGAAGAAGTCCAACAGATAATAATAGGGTGTCACAAGCAATGTATTCCTCAGTCCCATTTATTGGTTTTCTGTTAGCATCAACCTTGGCAATAGTAACGCCGCAAAGTCTGTCATGACCATGTATATTTATTATAGTTGTGCTTAATTTTAAAGGAATGTTAAAATCATCTAAACACTGTACGATGTTTCTCTTAAGTCCGCTTGAATGGGGCATTAATTCTACACAAGCTTTTACTTTTGCGCCTTCAAGAGTCATCCGTCTTGCCATTATAAGACCAATATCTCCAGAACCAAGGATTACTACTTCTTTTCCTGGCATTAATCCTTCAGCATTAACATATTTTTGCGCTGTCCCAGCAGTATAAATACCTGCACACCTTGAACCTGGAATGTTTAAAGCTCCTCTTGGTCTTTCACGACATCCCATAGCTAGTATAATAGCGTTTGCCTTAAGTTCTAAAATACCATCTTCTGTATTTACAGCTGTAACTTGTTTATCCGAATTTACATCTAAAACCATTGTATTTAGTTTATACTCAATTTTAAGATCAGTAGCTTTATCTATAAACCTTTGTGAATACTCTGGTCCGGTAAGCTCTTCTTTAAATGTATGCAAACCAAATCCATTATGAATACATTGGTTTAAAATGCCACCTAGTTGATTATCTCTTTCTAAAATTAAAATACTGTCTATTCCTTGGTCCTTTGCAGAAACTGCAGCTGCAAGTCCTGCTGGACCTCCACCAATTATGATTAAATCATATTCTTGCATATTTATTCCTTCCTCTCTATACTTAAAATTTATCTTTTATAAAGATTGTTTATTTGTTCCAGTTATCAAAATAGAATTTCCACCGGATTTTGTAACTTCAGAGCGAGGTATATTAAGTTCTTTTGCTAAAATGTCTACAACTTTTGTTGAACAGAAACCAGATTGACATCTACCCATTCCAGCCCTTGTACGAAGCTTAACTCCATCAAGTGTTCTTGCTCCTAGAGGTCTTCTTATAGCGTCTATAATTTCGCCTTCTGTTACAGTTTCGCATCTACAAATAACTGTTCCATATTCAGGTATTTCTTTAATGATTGCTTTTCGCTCTTCATTAGACATTTCTCTGAATTTTCTTATACCTTTTCTTATTGGATTAAATTTTAAGTTTTTTCCTGGATTTAATTTATTTGTTACCATATCAACTACCATTAAAGCTATACTTGGAGCACTACTTAATCCTGGGGATGCTATTGATGCTACATTGATAAAGTCCTTAGCATCAGATGCTTCTTCAATAATAAAATCATCTGTTTCAGTATGAGCTCTATTTCCTGCGAAAGAAGTTATAACCATATTCATAGGGAATTGCATTTCAATGCTTAATTGAGCCTTTTTAATAATATCATCAATACCATCACGAGTTGTATCCAAATCTGCTTTGTCTTCTAAATCAACTGCATTAGGTCCAATTAGCAGATTACCATCAACAGTTGGTGTAACTAGAACTCCTTTTCCAAGTTTAGTTGGAAGTTGAAAAATAGTATTTTTTATTAAAGATCCAGCAGTTCTGTCAAATAAAACATATTCGCCTCGTCTTGGTATTATATTGATTTTGTTCTTGCTAACCATATTATTCATTTCACCTGAATATAAACCTGCAGCATTTATTACAATTTTTGTTTCAATATCACCTTTATTAGTTTTTATAATATATCCACTTGAGCTCTTTTCAATATTTTTAACTTCAGTTTCAAATTTAAATTCTACACCGTTATTATATGAATTTTCAGCTAGAGCAATAGTCATTTCGTAAGGACAAACTATTCCTCCGTTTGGAGCATAAAGTGCACCAACACAATGCTTTGTTACATTTGGTTCCATTTCTCTAACCTGATCACCATCAAGAATGACTAAATCAGGGACTCCATTTACTTTACCTTGTTCTAGTAAAAGTTCAAGATCAGGCATATTCTTGTTATCGAAACACAGAACCAAAGAACCATTCCTCTTAAATGGGAAATCTAATTCCTTTGCAAGGTCCGTAAACATTGCATTACCTTTTGCGTTTAATTTTCCTTTCAAAGTACTTGGCTTAGCATCAAAACCACCATGTACAATTGCACTGTTTGCTTTTGTTGTACCAGAAGCAACATCACTAGATCTTTCAATTACACAAGTTTTTACATTATATTTAGATAACTCTCTTGATATTGAGCAGCCTATAACACCTGCGCCAATAATAGTTACATCAAACATCATTTAACCTCCTAAATGCAAATAAAAAGAGAACCTTGATTAATGGACATAACATGTCCATAGATCAAGGCTCTCTTTTCTCCGCCTTTACTTATTTAAATACATATTATCATACTAATTAGACGATTACAAGGGGAAATACTAAAAAATACGTAAATTCTAAACGATAACATAATAATATAAAATTCTTGAATGAAAAATAATACTGTGATAAACTGAGCATAATAAAATAAACATGACTATAATTGAGATACAATTTAAGGTAACATAAATTATGGTCTAAAATAAATTTTTTGGAGGAAATATCATTGGTGAATTTGGAACAACTGTTAATAGAAAACCCAGTTATTGCGGCAATAAGAAATGATAAAGATTTGGAAAAAGTAATTCTTAGCAAAGTTCTTATTGTGTTTGTCTTATATGGAAGCATAATGAACATTAAGGAAATATGTGAGAGACTTAAAGAAGCGGGGAAAATAGTATTTATTCATGTTGATTTAATAGAAGGAGTAAAGGGTGATTATGCAGGACTGCTCTTTATAAAACAATGTGGAGATCCATATGGAATAATAAGCACAAGGCCTACTAATATAAAAAACGGAAAAAAATTAGGGCTTAGCGTTATTCAAAGAATATTTGTATTAGATTCTTTGTCACTTGAGACAGGAATAAGAAATATACAATCAATTCTCCCAGATGCTGTAGAACTTTTACCTGGCATTGCAAGTAATATTATTAAAAGTATGGAAAACGAAGTACGAGTACCTATTATAGCAGGAGGATTAATTCAAACTAAGAAGGATATAATGCAGGCAATTGGTGCAGGGGCAATGGCTATTTCAACATCAAAACAAGAATTATGGGGTTTATCAGAGCAGTAGTTTAAATATAAAGAAAAAAAAGTAATAGACGATACAAAACATATAGGTTGAAATATAGAAAATAACAACTATATCAATAATATGATATAGTTGTTATTAATTATATACTAGGGTAGGGGACGTTAAATTATGTTAGAAATTGATGATAAGGCTTTAAACTATGTTCAAGGAAAAAATTTATGCTTTGTTGTAAGTGTTGAAAATACAGCTGTAGAGTGTGATTGTTCGAATACTAAAGGTATCACAACTTAGTATATTTTGTACGTTTGGTATATGCTATATAATATTTTATTATATTATGAAAAAACTAATAACTAATAATAGGAAGTGAATAATATTGAATACAACAATAACATTAGTAAGACATGGTGAAACCAACTGGAATGTTCTAGGGAAATTCCAAGGGTGTAAAGATATTATTCTATCAAATGAGGGAATACTTCAAGCACAATATTTAAATGAAAGATTTCAAAACAAATTTGATTATATTTATACAAGTCCGTTAAAGAGAGCACATGAAACAGCAGAAATCATATCCAAAGGTAGTGATATTATACCTATGATTGAACCAGGTATAAAAGAAATAGATTTTGGAGAGTGGGAAGGTCTTACCATTAAGGAAGTTGAAACAAACTATCCAAAAGAATTGGTTTTATGGAGATCCGATGAACTTAATGGCCCTATGTGCGGTGGAGAAATAAGTCTTAAAATTGCTAGTATGCGGGCTAAGAAGGCAATCTTAAAAATCGCAACTAAGCATCCTGGGAAAAAAATTATAATAGTAGCTCATGGCGGAATTATTAAAGCTGGGCTACTAGGCATATTTGACCTTAAAATGACTATGTATCATAAAATAATTTTAGGTAATACCTCAGTATGTAAAATAATTTTTGATAATGAATTAAATCCTAAAATAATTACATTAAATGATACAAGCCATCTTCCTGACAACTATAGGATAAAATCTTATGTTTAGAATATTAAGAATTTAAAGGCAAATCCTTGACAAATACTCCAGTTTGTTATAGTATTTAAACATTAAAGAATTTACAGGTACTAATTATAATTTGTGAGGTATTATTATGAAAAATATCATTATTAAAGAAATCACTAAAAAAGTATATTTTTATTTTAGCTGGGGCTATCGTTATTTTAGCATTGGTTACTTTTTGTGCAAAAAAATATATAAGATTTCTTTAAATAATGAGTTTAGAAATAAAACTATAATACCGGCTTATGCTGAATTATAGAAAGTAAACTAAGTCTGTACGCAAGGAAGACTCATTATAGGGGTTCCATCTTTTTAACAAGGAGGTCCCATTATAATGGGGCTTCCTTTTTTTTATAATTCTTTATAACAAATTATAAGTTAAGTATATTTTTTAAGCTAAGTTTAAAGTAATATTTTAGGAGGAGTTTTATATGGTAATCGTAATGAAAGCAAATGCGAAAGAGAATCAAATTTTGGCTATGAAGAAAAAATTAGAGGAATTAGGTTTCATGGTTCATGTTTCTAAGGGAGAAAGTCATTGTGTTTTAGGGCTCGTTGGAGATACAACTACAATAAACGAAAGTCAAATTGAGGCAGTAGAGTGTGTTGATAAGGTTATGAGAGTACAGGCACCTTACAAAAGAGGTAACAGACTATTTCATCCAGATGATTCAATAATAAAGGTAGATGAGCTAACAATTGGTGGAAAAGAACTAGCGATAATAGCGGGGCCTTGCGCTGTTGAAAGTGAAGAGCAATTAATACATATTGCAAAAGATGTAAAAAGAGCAGGAGCTAATTTCCTAAGAGGAGGGGCTTACAAACCAAGAACTTCACCATACAGTTTTCAAGGAATGGAAGAAGAAGGGCTAAAAATATTATTAGAGGCTAAAAAAATAACAGGACTCCCAATAGTAACCGAAGTTATGAGTGTTGAACTTGTTGATAAAATATCTCAATATGCTGATGTTTTACAAATTGGTGCTAGGAATATGCAAAATTTCGATCTTTTAAAGGAAGTAGGAAGATGTAATAAAACTATTTTATTAAAAAGAGGTATGAGTGCAACAATTGAAGAGTTACTTATGTCTGCTGAGTACATAATGTCTGAGGGTAATGAAAAAGTAGTTTTATGCGAAAGAGGAATTAGGACATTTGAAACTTTTACAAGAAATACTTTGGATTTAAGTGCAATTCCTGTACTTAAGAAACTTAGTCATTTACCAGTTATAGTAGATCCAAGTCATGCTGCTGGAAAATGGTGGTTAGTAGAGCCACTTGCAAAAGCTGCTATAGCAGTTGGTGCAGATGGTCTTGAAATTGAAGTACACTATGATCCTGCTAATGCACTTAGTGATGGCCCTCAATCTTTAAAACCTGAAAAATTCGAAGCTCTTATGGACTCAATAAGA
Encoded here:
- the hisB gene encoding imidazoleglycerol-phosphate dehydratase HisB; this translates as MIQREAKILRKSNETNIEARINLDGTGKFEGNTGIGFFDHMLNLFAKHGLLDLYVKAVGDLFVDSHHTIEDVGIVLGLAIKESLNGKDGIKRYGTSFVPMDETLATVSLDLSGRPYLVFDANFTVDKIGDFDTEMVEEFFRALAMNSGITLHARIIYGKNNHHMVEGLFKAFGKALSEASTYDSRIKGVMSTKGSL
- the hisH gene encoding imidazole glycerol phosphate synthase subunit HisH → MIAIVDYGVGNLNSVQNALKSLNILSIISSNAEEISKCRSIIVPGVGAFPDAMKNMKETGIDEVIKQAAKEGKPILGICLGMQLFFDESCEVEKCQGLGLLKGNIIKLEGSIKIPHMGWNSLSFENNSPLLRGIEENQYVYFVHSYYAVNCEEGIVNAYSIYEKKIPAIVSKGNIFGMQFHPEKSGDFGMKLLKNFAEVV
- the hisA gene encoding 1-(5-phosphoribosyl)-5-[(5-phosphoribosylamino)methylideneamino]imidazole-4-carboxamide isomerase, giving the protein MKIFPAIDLKDGKCVRLFKGEFMSAKVVGEDPLQTALNFMNKGAEYLHMVDLDGALRGSIENLNSINKIINDLKIPIQLGGGIRSIDTIDMLINKGLSRVILGTAALNNPSLVKEAVKKFGDKIAIGIDAREGFVAVEGWQKSSKVEYIDFAKQMENIGIKTIIFTDISRDGTLTGPNFEATGKINDEVSCDIIASGGMKNIDDIKKLKEMNIYGAIIGKAIYSGNISLEEAILAGRA
- the hisF gene encoding imidazole glycerol phosphate synthase subunit HisF, whose protein sequence is MLTKRIIPCLDVTNGRVMKGINFVNLTDVGDPVEIAEFYNSEGADEIVFLDITATHEGRKTMIDVIKRTAEKVFIPLTVGGGIKSLEDFKEILRAGADKISINSAAIRNPKLITQAASKYGSQCVVVAIDGKKNENNIGWHVVINGGRINTGLDAVKWAKEVEELGAGEILLTSMDADGTKQGYDIEFINAITDIVNIPVVASGGCGKIDDFYDVFERSGADAALAASLFHYKELSIREVKEYLKQKDVEIRI
- the hisI gene encoding phosphoribosyl-AMP cyclohydrolase, whose translation is MVNLESINEIQFNNGLIPAIIQEQCSGEVLMLAYMNEESLKKTMETGTTWFFSRSRNKLWNKGETSGHFQYVKSISFDCDGDTILIKAKQVGVACHTGNKTCFYREIWKQKP
- the hisE gene encoding phosphoribosyl-ATP diphosphatase yields the protein MSETNVVQELYKIIEERKASPIEGSYTSYLFEEGIDKILKKVGEESAEVIISSKNDDDNETVGEISDLFYHTLVLMVAKGIKIDDVVAELEKRRGKICNKKQKRVDIESIH
- a CDS encoding MIP/aquaporin family protein → MLQYYAEFFGTALLILLGDGVVANVVLDDTNGHDGGLIVIAFGWAFAVGIPAYIFGPASGASFNPALTIALAAIGNLSWSVVPGYIAAEMLGGIVGGVLVWLMYYPHWAVTDNKAGKLAVFCTAPRIKCTPANFLSEFIGTFVLVFALLGVAQTKSSPGFGPLIAAFVILVIGLCLGGPTGYAINPARDLGPRIAHAILPIAGKGDSNWGYAWIPVVAPICGGLAGAFAVVAMFG
- the glpK gene encoding glycerol kinase GlpK, whose protein sequence is MAQYVIALDQGTTSSRCILFNKEGLIVSVAQKEFTQIFPKPGWVEHDPMEIWATQLGVAQEAMAKIGVTAKDISAIGITNQRETTVVWNKNTGVPVYNAIVWQCRRTAGICDELKATGFDKIARDKTGLILDAYFSGTKVKWILDNVAGAREEANKGNLIFGTIDTWLIWKLTNGKVHVTDYTNASRTMLFNIHELKWDDEILKTLDIPKSMLADVKPSSYCYGYTDSSIFGSPIAIAGAAGDQQAALFGQTCYEAGTAKNTYGTGCFLLMNTGEKAVESHNGLLTTIAYGIDGKINYALEGSVFVAGAAIQWLRDELRMIKSSPESEEYATAVEDTDGVYMVPAFVGLGAPYWDPYARGTIVGLTRGTKKEHFIRAALESLAYQTNDVLKAMQEDSGITLKSLRVDGGACANNFLMQFQSDILDVQVDRPEVIETTALGAAYLAGLAVGYWKSQEEISKNWALSKSFRSKMDEEKRAKLLKGWHKAVGRSRDWEE
- a CDS encoding DUF1667 domain-containing protein — translated: MSTRELTCIGCPVGCALTVELKGKEVISVSGNNCKIGETYGKKECTNPTRIVTSSVFVSGGNAKVLPVKTQSDIPKDLMFDCVKALKGIVMKAPIHIGDVVLENVLNTGVNIIATKNIYVV
- a CDS encoding NAD(P)/FAD-dependent oxidoreductase — encoded protein: MQEYDLIIIGGGPAGLAAAVSAKDQGIDSILILERDNQLGGILNQCIHNGFGLHTFKEELTGPEYSQRFIDKATDLKIEYKLNTMVLDVNSDKQVTAVNTEDGILELKANAIILAMGCRERPRGALNIPGSRCAGIYTAGTAQKYVNAEGLMPGKEVVILGSGDIGLIMARRMTLEGAKVKACVELMPHSSGLKRNIVQCLDDFNIPLKLSTTIINIHGHDRLCGVTIAKVDANRKPINGTEEYIACDTLLLSVGLLPENELSRKANIVLNKVTGGPIVDESMQTSIPGIFTCGNVLHVHDLVDNVTTESYTAGKNAADCIKGIHQEGQSVEVIATGGVRYTVPSTINPKNIGKAIDVRFRVGEVHTAAYISVYFDDVREMHLKKKILTPGEMESVKLTKAVFDKYSDCKKITIKVEKE